A genome region from Myxococcota bacterium includes the following:
- a CDS encoding ankyrin repeat domain-containing protein: MYQISILMILFMLSGCDFDSGLQTDYYGRASQNHTERREREYVHDRKPHPNTDMESLIIQGNVSAVKNLLERDPSLINKQFGSKGHSILQRAVESSKIGDYDLIDYLLLHPDLKINAKDYYDSTALHSAASKGDPILVEKLIARGAESSKNKYGYGPLDERVERLKKGEDKNIAVYDRDQIVLQLCRIGALTHRDSDPYKCKMVKIFSQAAFESAVQKRNWAYVKDDLERDPSLINQKFGGDQSTLLHNVVKECAAFSLNKEAHWRFLRYVLDSPGLDTNIKDRNGLTALDKAILLTVACEKHDIFQVLCSSKVKPTASKYAEQYSCDEGWKLEKCKSIWTTPSLEENNCIAFLESFRPIESKRKAIKKIELKYHPDRCKDVDCVPKKEFGRQCVDNFWDSLEKHFVPGLPI; this comes from the coding sequence ATGTATCAAATTTCTATTTTAATGATTCTGTTTATGCTGAGCGGATGTGACTTTGATTCGGGATTGCAAACTGACTACTATGGACGTGCTTCTCAAAATCACACAGAACGCCGAGAAAGAGAATATGTTCATGACAGAAAACCCCACCCGAATACGGATATGGAAAGTTTAATTATTCAAGGAAACGTTTCGGCTGTTAAAAATTTGCTCGAGCGAGATCCCTCTTTAATTAACAAGCAGTTTGGATCTAAAGGTCATTCGATATTACAGCGTGCTGTGGAAAGTAGTAAAATTGGCGACTACGATCTGATAGATTATTTACTACTGCACCCTGATTTAAAGATTAACGCTAAGGATTACTATGATAGCACGGCCTTACATAGTGCAGCATCAAAGGGTGACCCGATCTTGGTAGAAAAATTAATAGCACGCGGCGCAGAATCTTCGAAAAATAAATATGGATACGGTCCCCTGGACGAAAGAGTGGAACGTTTGAAAAAAGGTGAAGATAAAAACATAGCTGTATATGATCGGGATCAAATTGTTTTGCAGCTTTGTAGAATCGGCGCTCTAACGCATAGAGATTCGGATCCTTATAAATGCAAGATGGTCAAAATATTCTCTCAAGCCGCTTTCGAGTCCGCCGTTCAAAAAAGAAATTGGGCTTATGTGAAGGATGATTTGGAGCGTGACCCGTCACTAATCAACCAAAAATTCGGTGGAGATCAGTCTACTTTGCTGCATAATGTAGTTAAGGAATGTGCTGCGTTCTCCTTAAACAAGGAAGCCCACTGGAGGTTTTTGCGGTATGTTTTAGATTCGCCTGGCCTAGACACTAATATTAAAGATAGGAACGGCTTGACCGCACTGGACAAGGCTATCTTGTTGACAGTCGCCTGCGAGAAACATGATATTTTTCAAGTTCTTTGTTCGTCCAAGGTAAAACCAACGGCTTCTAAGTATGCAGAACAATACAGTTGTGATGAAGGATGGAAATTGGAGAAATGCAAATCGATTTGGACCACACCTTCCTTGGAAGAAAACAACTGTATTGCTTTTCTAGAGTCTTTCCGCCCTATAGAATCTAAAAGAAAAGCGATCAAAAAAATTGAACTTAAATACCATCCGGATCGCTGTAAAGATGTTGACTGTGTACCGAAAAAAGAATTTGGTCGGCAATGTGTTGATAATTTTTGGGACTCACTTGAGAAGCATTTTGTGCCTGGCTTACCTATTTAA
- a CDS encoding SurA N-terminal domain-containing protein, protein MRKNSNSWLVVLLFAVIIFVFAINFGPWVGQLGGNSPYAAEVNGVAITFPEFQMAYSQQIRMIQTEQADFNPEGPVQEMLKKTVMDRLVAKSLLAQLAQKQDFSISDRELAAYIKTNIFGADKGLDRKTYQQAIYSSYHMSESQFESQLRKDLLAEQMGNLVEGVAAEADRAQFFEEYVAYLKKGASIQTNI, encoded by the coding sequence ATGCGCAAAAATTCGAATTCGTGGTTAGTCGTGCTGCTATTTGCAGTGATTATCTTCGTATTCGCCATCAATTTCGGACCCTGGGTGGGCCAACTGGGCGGCAATAGCCCCTATGCTGCGGAAGTAAATGGCGTAGCCATCACCTTTCCCGAATTCCAAATGGCCTATAGCCAGCAAATTCGGATGATTCAAACTGAGCAAGCCGATTTTAACCCAGAAGGCCCGGTTCAAGAAATGCTGAAAAAGACCGTTATGGACCGCTTGGTGGCCAAATCGCTGCTAGCCCAACTGGCTCAAAAGCAAGACTTCTCCATTTCAGATAGGGAATTGGCCGCCTACATCAAAACCAACATCTTTGGGGCTGACAAAGGCCTGGACCGTAAGACTTATCAGCAAGCTATTTATTCGAGCTATCATATGAGCGAAAGCCAATTTGAAAGCCAGCTGAGAAAAGACTTGTTGGCGGAGCAGATGGGTAATTTGGTTGAAGGCGTTGCAGCGGAAGCTGATAGGGCGCAGTTTTTTGAAGAATATGTAGCGTACTTAAAGAAAGGCGCGTCGATTCAGACGAATATCTAG
- a CDS encoding diaminopimelate epimerase — protein MLFFKYEGLGNDFILVSGKPSLSPLQVSGLCHRHSGVGADGVIFVYRESQHWWMKVFNADGSLAQMCGNGIRCVAQWLFDQGHLVSEIMTDAGLKRCTREAEGWAIDMGVAQIEGNRVSMGNPHLVIQGPVDSKLIDPSVNTEFVTIMNDREIEVVVFERGVGETLACGTGACAAAAFLIQNGLLGQSQEITVHLKGGNLYITARHTDEGLRVQMKGPARFVFEGEVKA, from the coding sequence ATGCTTTTTTTCAAATACGAAGGCCTGGGGAATGACTTTATTCTCGTTTCTGGCAAGCCTTCCTTGAGCCCATTACAAGTTAGCGGTCTATGTCATCGGCATTCAGGCGTGGGCGCTGACGGGGTCATTTTTGTCTATCGAGAAAGTCAGCATTGGTGGATGAAGGTTTTTAATGCAGACGGAAGCCTGGCACAGATGTGCGGCAATGGCATTCGGTGTGTCGCGCAGTGGTTATTTGATCAAGGCCATTTGGTTTCAGAAATCATGACCGATGCTGGCCTGAAGCGATGCACCCGTGAAGCAGAAGGCTGGGCCATTGATATGGGCGTGGCGCAAATCGAAGGAAACCGGGTTTCGATGGGCAATCCTCATTTGGTCATTCAAGGGCCGGTGGACAGCAAACTTATCGATCCTTCGGTTAACACCGAGTTTGTTACAATTATGAACGACCGGGAAATTGAGGTCGTCGTTTTCGAAAGAGGCGTTGGTGAAACTTTAGCCTGCGGTACGGGGGCATGCGCGGCGGCGGCTTTTCTCATTCAAAACGGTCTTTTAGGCCAATCGCAAGAAATAACGGTTCACTTAAAAGGCGGAAACCTTTATATTACCGCTCGTCACACCGATGAGGGCCTTAGGGTGCAGATGAAAGGGCCCGCCCGATTTGTTTTTGAAGGCGAGGTAAAAGCATAA
- a CDS encoding phospholipase D-like domain-containing protein, with product MPHFDRILDHVESPKWRRRLYSVKRVLQRLRPFGGMSEGNYIEVFKEQHVILAQMLSAIEQAQKRVWLETYIYEGDAVGTKIRDALIDARTRGCEVILLYDHFGSSRLPRGFMTPLLKAGAEVVNFNPIWAWRRKGPLLFRNHRKVLIIDEDLSFCGSMNISLNPGMSFRDTVMKIKGPATQELGRLFLEALQETTGEEKSDSYVPAQYPGGVFAQVLASNQRRKIVSIQRSMELSLNRATTYCYFTTPYFLPHAGLRKAMIEAAERGVDVRVLTAGLSDVPLMRLAAQYVYSLFLRAGIRIYELDGQTLHAKTAVIDGIYAWVGSYNLDHWSARRNLEVNVGVIDPYLADELEAHFDADLESSREISWAVWRKRSWFRRIVNFMAYQVMRL from the coding sequence ATGCCCCATTTTGACCGAATCTTAGATCACGTTGAAAGTCCAAAATGGCGAAGAAGACTTTATAGCGTCAAAAGGGTGCTTCAAAGGCTGCGCCCCTTTGGGGGCATGTCTGAAGGCAATTATATTGAGGTATTTAAAGAACAGCATGTGATTTTAGCTCAGATGCTGTCTGCCATTGAACAGGCTCAAAAAAGAGTCTGGCTTGAAACTTATATTTATGAAGGCGATGCGGTCGGAACCAAAATAAGAGATGCGTTGATCGATGCTCGGACGCGTGGGTGTGAAGTTATTTTACTTTACGACCATTTTGGCTCGTCCAGATTACCCAGAGGCTTTATGACGCCTTTGTTAAAAGCTGGCGCTGAAGTGGTCAACTTTAACCCGATTTGGGCATGGCGACGAAAAGGGCCTTTGCTCTTTCGAAACCACCGGAAAGTATTAATCATTGATGAAGACTTAAGCTTCTGCGGCAGCATGAATATTTCCTTAAACCCGGGCATGTCTTTTAGAGACACGGTAATGAAAATCAAAGGTCCGGCCACCCAAGAGCTGGGTAGGTTGTTTTTGGAAGCATTGCAGGAAACAACGGGCGAAGAAAAAAGCGATTCGTACGTGCCTGCCCAATATCCGGGCGGGGTATTTGCCCAAGTATTGGCATCGAATCAACGGCGTAAGATTGTCTCCATCCAAAGATCTATGGAGCTCAGTTTAAACCGAGCTACGACGTATTGTTACTTCACCACGCCCTATTTTTTGCCGCATGCTGGGCTTCGTAAGGCAATGATTGAAGCTGCTGAACGCGGCGTTGATGTTCGCGTATTAACAGCTGGGTTGTCGGATGTTCCGCTCATGCGGCTGGCAGCGCAGTACGTCTATAGCTTGTTCTTGCGGGCCGGAATTCGAATTTACGAACTGGACGGGCAGACTTTGCATGCAAAGACGGCCGTTATCGACGGCATCTATGCCTGGGTCGGATCCTATAATTTAGACCATTGGTCAGCCAGACGTAATTTGGAAGTGAACGTTGGCGTGATTGACCCCTACTTAGCGGACGAATTAGAGGCTCATTTTGATGCAGATCTGGAGAGTTCCAGGGAGATTTCCTGGGCTGTTTGGCGTAAACGGTCTTGGTTTCGACGAATCGTTAATTTTATGGCTTACCAGGTCATGCGCCTTTAA
- a CDS encoding sulfite exporter TauE/SafE family protein, with translation MQVWAMILVGVLAGASAGVFGIGGGVVIVPMLVFLFKYPQSVANGTSLVALLLPVGILGVLEYHRAGKISMTNIRFGLLIAVGMFVGAYFGAKLAVHLPDRILSKCFAAFLFLVSVKMFFSK, from the coding sequence ATGCAAGTTTGGGCAATGATATTAGTTGGGGTCTTAGCTGGTGCAAGCGCCGGCGTTTTTGGGATTGGGGGCGGTGTGGTCATTGTCCCCATGTTGGTTTTTCTCTTCAAATACCCACAGAGTGTTGCCAATGGGACTTCTTTGGTCGCTTTGTTATTGCCTGTGGGCATTTTAGGCGTGCTCGAATATCACCGTGCTGGCAAGATTTCGATGACCAACATACGCTTTGGGCTGCTGATCGCCGTGGGCATGTTTGTCGGTGCTTATTTTGGCGCCAAGCTGGCGGTTCATTTACCAGATCGAATCTTATCCAAATGCTTTGCGGCATTTTTGTTTTTAGTTTCGGTGAAAATGTTTTTCTCTAAATGA
- a CDS encoding hemolysin family protein gives MILTFIACVVLMALVSAAETALTSLSETKTRQLIETKRKRLQVLKLWLEHPNRVLTTLLIANNAAGALSASLATVIVEEFFGNYVIGIAAGITTLVMLIFGEVTPKTFARHNAEFLAPILLNLLRPLYWLFYPLVFILSWIAAIAVRILGGKTTSDGPLATEEDIDYMIRLGNEEGVLASEEGAMLQSVIEFRDTLVKGATVPRTQICSFDTSESLDEIRRQVLEHGHSRYPVYEDNIDNIIGIFHSKDLLTPGLKDWKKMIRPALFVPEMMRLWEVLKEFRRGKTHLAIVVDEYGGTAGIISLEDVLEEIVGEIRDEYDDEEEHLFTQLPTGEFEASGLASIYELGEALRLTLDDDEDYETLAGFLIAIYGKMPMPGTEIEFQEWRFIVEQTDGKKIERVKICPILTES, from the coding sequence ATGATTTTGACTTTCATCGCTTGTGTGGTGTTGATGGCTTTGGTGTCAGCAGCGGAAACGGCGCTTACATCCTTATCTGAAACCAAGACCAGACAGCTCATTGAGACCAAGCGCAAGCGGCTTCAGGTCTTGAAGCTTTGGCTTGAACACCCCAATCGCGTGCTTACCACCCTTCTGATTGCCAACAATGCGGCAGGGGCGTTAAGCGCTTCGCTTGCTACGGTAATTGTTGAGGAATTTTTCGGTAATTACGTGATTGGCATTGCGGCCGGTATCACCACTTTGGTGATGCTGATTTTTGGAGAAGTGACGCCTAAAACTTTTGCCCGGCACAATGCCGAGTTCTTGGCGCCTATTTTGTTGAATCTTTTAAGACCTTTATATTGGCTGTTTTATCCGCTGGTTTTTATTTTGAGCTGGATTGCGGCCATTGCTGTTCGCATTTTAGGCGGGAAGACGACTTCGGATGGGCCTCTGGCTACTGAAGAAGACATCGATTACATGATTCGCTTAGGAAACGAAGAAGGGGTGCTGGCCAGCGAAGAAGGAGCCATGCTGCAAAGCGTGATTGAGTTTAGAGATACACTGGTCAAGGGCGCCACAGTGCCTAGGACTCAGATTTGTAGTTTTGACACTTCGGAAAGCTTAGATGAAATTCGAAGACAGGTATTGGAGCACGGACATTCCCGGTATCCGGTTTATGAAGATAACATTGATAATATTATTGGTATTTTTCATTCTAAAGATTTGCTGACACCAGGGCTTAAGGACTGGAAAAAGATGATTAGACCGGCATTATTTGTGCCGGAGATGATGCGACTTTGGGAAGTCTTAAAAGAGTTTCGCAGGGGCAAGACGCATCTTGCCATTGTGGTGGATGAGTACGGCGGGACTGCTGGGATTATCTCCCTAGAAGATGTTTTAGAAGAAATCGTGGGTGAAATTCGCGATGAATATGATGATGAAGAAGAGCATTTGTTTACTCAGTTGCCCACCGGTGAGTTTGAAGCCAGCGGCTTAGCCAGCATTTATGAACTGGGAGAAGCTCTGAGACTGACTTTGGATGATGATGAAGACTACGAAACTTTGGCTGGCTTCTTGATCGCTATCTATGGGAAAATGCCCATGCCAGGGACCGAAATCGAGTTTCAAGAATGGCGGTTCATTGTTGAACAAACGGATGGCAAGAAGATCGAGCGTGTAAAAATATGCCCCATTTTGACCGAATCTTAG
- a CDS encoding sigma-70 family RNA polymerase sigma factor gives MVAHEAQTNQTQLIEQYGSFVRSIARQVKKAVSPRIELDDLIAYGMTGLLEAAERFDSKQGANFTTFSYYRVKGAIYDGLRGMGWIGRSEYQKIRFGEQANAYLESAAGTKTEELEDLANQVNSLVTIFVTSLEGLQNQDFEDTKLTGQEERLLDLELRNTLKKALSRLPRADLELIKLYYFQNLSLEEVGKKIGLSKSWTCRKHAQVIERLHELMRN, from the coding sequence ATGGTGGCGCATGAAGCACAGACGAATCAAACCCAGTTGATTGAGCAATACGGCTCATTTGTTCGCTCCATCGCCAGACAAGTCAAAAAGGCGGTATCGCCGCGCATAGAGCTGGATGATCTCATCGCCTATGGCATGACCGGTCTATTGGAAGCCGCCGAACGTTTTGATTCAAAGCAAGGCGCCAATTTCACCACTTTCAGCTATTACCGCGTCAAAGGCGCCATCTACGACGGCCTAAGAGGCATGGGCTGGATCGGCCGCAGCGAATATCAAAAAATCCGTTTTGGTGAGCAAGCCAATGCTTATTTAGAAAGTGCCGCTGGTACTAAGACCGAAGAGTTGGAAGACCTTGCTAATCAAGTGAACAGCTTGGTAACCATTTTTGTGACTTCTTTAGAGGGTCTGCAAAACCAAGATTTCGAAGACACCAAGCTCACGGGTCAGGAAGAACGCCTGCTAGATTTGGAGTTGCGTAACACGCTGAAAAAAGCGCTTTCCAGGTTGCCTAGAGCCGATTTAGAGTTGATTAAACTGTATTATTTCCAGAATCTTAGTTTGGAAGAAGTAGGTAAAAAGATAGGCCTTTCGAAGTCTTGGACATGTCGAAAACATGCACAAGTGATCGAGAGATTGCACGAATTAATGCGCAACTAG
- the rlmN gene encoding 23S rRNA (adenine(2503)-C(2))-methyltransferase RlmN, with product MQVQQDLLSLSLEQLKVLMLEKGQKPYRAKQLFEALHQQWTTDIQEITCFSKELRDSLAATCTIPALEIRKIQQSSDGTRKYQIRTHDGNLIESVFIPNAATDGRNTLCISSQVGCAMGCKFCATAALKLTRNLSAAEIIGQVYAVNRDLKSIGWKNAAVPDLEPSEDARVIHNLVYMGMGEPLHNYDNVLQSIRLLCAQEGQNYSGRRITVSTSGIVKNIKRLGEDTNVHIAISFNATTNAVRDDIMPVNKKWNLEELVEVCREFPLQTRRRITFEYVLLKDINDTDEDAHRLADWLYGIKCKVNLIPFNPHPLAPYQKPALERTKAFQNILLQKHFAVFVRGTRGDDIDAACGMLGAQKLEQARVVLN from the coding sequence ATGCAAGTACAGCAGGATTTACTGAGCCTCTCGCTCGAACAACTTAAAGTACTGATGCTTGAAAAGGGCCAAAAGCCCTACCGAGCCAAACAGTTATTCGAAGCCTTGCACCAGCAATGGACGACCGATATTCAGGAAATCACTTGCTTTTCCAAAGAGTTACGTGACTCGCTCGCAGCTACCTGCACCATCCCTGCTTTGGAAATCCGAAAAATTCAACAAAGTTCAGATGGCACCCGGAAATACCAAATTCGCACCCATGATGGCAATCTGATCGAAAGCGTGTTTATCCCAAACGCCGCGACCGATGGCCGTAATACCCTTTGTATTTCCAGCCAAGTCGGCTGCGCGATGGGCTGTAAGTTCTGCGCCACTGCCGCGCTAAAGCTTACCCGAAATCTATCTGCCGCTGAAATTATTGGCCAAGTCTACGCAGTCAATCGCGATCTTAAATCGATCGGCTGGAAAAATGCAGCGGTACCCGATTTAGAGCCTTCCGAAGACGCCCGCGTGATCCATAACCTGGTGTACATGGGCATGGGCGAGCCGCTGCACAACTACGATAACGTTTTGCAATCGATCCGCCTGCTTTGCGCTCAAGAAGGCCAGAATTACTCCGGTCGCCGCATCACCGTATCCACTTCAGGCATCGTCAAAAACATCAAGCGTCTGGGTGAAGACACCAACGTCCATATTGCCATCAGCTTCAATGCCACCACCAATGCTGTCCGCGATGACATCATGCCGGTGAATAAAAAATGGAACCTAGAAGAACTGGTCGAAGTATGCCGCGAGTTCCCCTTACAAACTCGCCGCCGCATTACCTTCGAATACGTGTTGCTCAAAGACATCAATGACACCGATGAAGACGCGCACCGCTTGGCCGACTGGCTCTATGGCATCAAATGTAAAGTGAATTTGATCCCGTTCAATCCGCACCCGCTGGCGCCCTATCAAAAGCCAGCGCTTGAGCGAACCAAAGCTTTCCAAAACATCTTGCTACAAAAACATTTCGCCGTATTCGTTCGAGGCACCAGAGGCGATGACATTGATGCCGCTTGCGGAATGTTAGGCGCTCAGAAACTTGAACAAGCTCGAGTTGTCCTAAATTAG
- a CDS encoding TonB family protein, producing MRTKTAQLVTAAIIALLLHGMLLIGLRFLPKAEMLAEAPPQSKPIKVHLKSKEPETPKRQLVKIEPPKEDRKPRHAEYMSEFNSQTDKQTQAANKDAEPKKASAAKQARAKSQGQQTQVKRGKGPAVPNLMPKWQDFQAAEPRAATAFNDNLNKDIETSAETRLNTFEWKHATYFNRIKESVSRTWRPLLDTQIKRYDPMGALMTRDQLTVLEVTIDAQGNVVNTSIKTKSTAFYLDQGAVMAFEQASPFPNPPKALFATADNFTFNFGFMVSLGKRFSLDFD from the coding sequence ATGCGAACCAAAACAGCCCAGCTAGTGACAGCGGCAATTATTGCCCTGTTGCTCCATGGGATGTTATTAATTGGTCTGCGTTTTCTGCCCAAAGCTGAGATGCTGGCGGAAGCCCCTCCGCAATCTAAGCCCATTAAGGTTCACTTAAAATCCAAAGAACCCGAAACACCCAAACGCCAGCTCGTCAAAATCGAACCCCCTAAAGAAGATCGTAAGCCTAGACATGCTGAATACATGAGCGAGTTCAATAGTCAGACAGATAAACAAACTCAAGCGGCCAACAAAGACGCCGAGCCCAAAAAAGCAAGCGCCGCTAAGCAAGCTCGCGCCAAAAGTCAGGGTCAACAAACCCAAGTTAAACGAGGCAAAGGCCCCGCAGTTCCTAACCTAATGCCCAAATGGCAAGACTTCCAAGCAGCCGAGCCACGCGCGGCCACAGCCTTCAACGACAATCTCAATAAAGACATAGAAACCAGCGCCGAGACCAGGCTCAACACTTTCGAATGGAAACACGCCACCTATTTCAATCGAATCAAAGAAAGTGTGTCTCGTACGTGGAGGCCGCTGTTGGACACGCAAATCAAACGCTATGACCCCATGGGCGCCCTCATGACCAGAGATCAACTCACCGTTTTGGAAGTCACCATCGATGCCCAAGGCAACGTGGTTAACACCTCCATCAAAACTAAAAGCACCGCGTTTTATCTCGATCAAGGTGCCGTCATGGCGTTCGAGCAAGCCTCGCCTTTCCCAAACCCGCCCAAAGCTCTGTTCGCAACCGCCGATAACTTCACTTTTAACTTCGGCTTCATGGTTAGCCTAGGCAAGCGCTTTTCTCTCGATTTTGACTAA
- a CDS encoding rod shape-determining protein yields MARFFPNWFSSDIAIDLGTSNTLLFLQGRGIVINEPSVVAVDRRLVGKNRVVAVGREAKDMLGRTPGMITAIRPIQKGVISDFDATAEMLRTFLERVLGRMAFLKPRVVIAVPVGITEVEKRAVKESAESANAGEVFLIEEPMAAAIGAGMPITEPSGNMIVDIGGGTTEVAVISLGGIVYSHSIRIGGDNLDDAIAASIKKHYSLLIGERTAEQIKIRLGSAFPDDDMGTMEVKGRDIIAGVPRTIQVGCAEIREAMAEPIGAIAEAVRLSLERTPPELASDIVDRGIILSGGGALLRNLDVLLQRETGVPVMLSSDPLCGTVLGAGKVLEELDRLKQVLTV; encoded by the coding sequence ATGGCTCGTTTTTTTCCAAACTGGTTCTCCAGTGATATTGCGATCGACTTAGGCACTTCCAATACGCTTTTGTTCCTGCAAGGCCGCGGCATTGTGATTAATGAACCGAGCGTCGTTGCAGTGGATAGACGGCTGGTGGGTAAAAACCGAGTCGTTGCTGTGGGCCGTGAAGCCAAAGACATGTTGGGGCGAACGCCCGGCATGATCACAGCGATCAGACCAATCCAAAAGGGTGTTATCTCCGATTTTGACGCGACGGCTGAAATGCTTAGGACATTTTTAGAACGTGTTTTGGGTCGCATGGCATTTTTGAAGCCCCGTGTGGTGATTGCAGTTCCAGTCGGCATTACCGAAGTGGAGAAAAGAGCTGTTAAAGAATCAGCCGAATCAGCCAATGCTGGTGAAGTGTTTTTGATCGAAGAGCCGATGGCTGCTGCCATTGGAGCAGGGATGCCGATCACGGAGCCCTCCGGCAACATGATTGTGGACATCGGTGGCGGCACCACTGAAGTGGCTGTGATATCATTGGGCGGTATCGTTTACAGCCATTCCATTCGGATTGGCGGCGATAACTTGGATGACGCCATCGCGGCATCTATTAAGAAGCATTATTCGCTTTTGATTGGCGAGAGAACCGCTGAGCAAATTAAAATCCGCTTGGGTTCTGCGTTCCCTGATGATGATATGGGAACCATGGAAGTTAAAGGCCGCGATATTATCGCAGGCGTTCCTCGGACGATTCAAGTTGGATGCGCAGAAATTAGAGAAGCTATGGCCGAGCCAATTGGCGCCATTGCTGAGGCAGTGCGTCTCAGTTTAGAAAGGACACCGCCTGAGCTTGCATCCGATATTGTGGATCGAGGTATTATCCTTTCTGGTGGTGGGGCTTTGTTGCGTAATTTAGATGTATTGTTGCAGCGTGAAACTGGTGTTCCGGTGATGCTGTCGTCGGATCCTTTGTGCGGCACCGTGCTTGGCGCTGGCAAAGTTTTGGAAGAACTGGATCGTTTAAAGCAGGTATTAACTGTTTAG
- a CDS encoding Glu/Leu/Phe/Val dehydrogenase dimerization domain-containing protein, giving the protein MKIFDEMAERDHEQVLFCNDKESGLKAIIAIHNTTLGPALGGCRMWPYASEEDALKDALRLARGMTYKAAAAGLNLGGGKAVIIGDPKTMKNEKLFRVFGRFVQSLAGRYITAEDVGTTVNDMAWVWMETDYVTGINRAFGGSGDPSTVTAYGVFQGIKAALLFKTGSDSLEGMTVALQGVGAVGYHLLQHLVPAGAKVIASETNADNIKRVNQEFAGIEFVAPDKIYDVPCTIFIPCALGGVVNDQTISRLNCQIIAGSANNVLADEDKHSVELEKRNILYIPDFVISAGGLINVANELIRYERKQAMRQASGIFDIVTQVLNIAKAENITTLNASKTLAERRIYSVGRIKHTYVGTSMAKRGRGLG; this is encoded by the coding sequence ATGAAAATTTTTGATGAAATGGCCGAACGCGATCACGAACAAGTACTCTTCTGCAACGACAAAGAAAGCGGTCTGAAAGCGATTATCGCGATTCACAACACCACGTTAGGACCAGCGCTAGGCGGTTGTCGGATGTGGCCGTATGCCAGCGAAGAAGATGCTCTCAAAGACGCGCTGCGTCTAGCGCGAGGCATGACCTATAAGGCTGCAGCTGCTGGACTTAACTTAGGTGGCGGTAAAGCGGTGATTATTGGCGATCCGAAGACCATGAAAAACGAGAAACTTTTTCGTGTGTTCGGTCGCTTTGTTCAAAGTTTGGCCGGCCGTTACATTACCGCCGAGGACGTCGGCACAACGGTCAATGACATGGCTTGGGTTTGGATGGAAACCGATTATGTGACCGGTATCAACCGCGCTTTTGGCGGCTCAGGCGATCCCAGTACCGTTACTGCCTATGGTGTCTTTCAAGGCATTAAAGCGGCGCTTTTATTTAAAACAGGCTCAGATTCATTAGAAGGCATGACCGTTGCCTTGCAAGGTGTTGGCGCTGTCGGATATCACCTGCTGCAGCATTTGGTACCCGCAGGTGCCAAAGTGATAGCCAGCGAAACCAATGCCGACAATATTAAGCGCGTTAACCAAGAATTTGCGGGCATTGAATTCGTAGCGCCTGACAAAATTTACGACGTACCCTGCACCATCTTTATCCCTTGCGCCCTTGGCGGGGTGGTCAATGACCAAACCATCTCCAGGCTTAACTGCCAAATCATTGCGGGCAGCGCCAATAACGTGTTGGCGGATGAAGACAAACACAGTGTTGAGCTCGAAAAGCGTAACATTTTGTATATCCCCGACTTTGTGATTAGTGCTGGTGGCTTAATCAATGTGGCCAACGAGCTTATTCGTTATGAACGCAAGCAAGCGATGCGACAGGCCAGCGGCATTTTCGATATTGTCACGCAAGTGCTGAATATCGCGAAAGCCGAAAACATCACCACTTTGAATGCATCCAAAACCCTGGCAGAAAGACGCATTTACAGCGTGGGTCGCATTAAACACACATACGTTGGTACCTCCATGGCGAAAAGAGGCAGAGGTCTTGGTTGA